In Sesamum indicum cultivar Zhongzhi No. 13 linkage group LG8, S_indicum_v1.0, whole genome shotgun sequence, the sequence TTGTCTTACATGTACGAAAACCTATTATGTACACAACTCTAAAACTAAGATCACCATCAGATGGTTGTATTGATCAACAAACTCTTCAAAAAACCGTGATTTTCTTTAAGGATGTAATTTCTTCCATGAGTATGGTGTGGACAAAATTCCCCGACTCATTCCAATCATGTTTCAGCTCTTTTCTGAATTTGTGGTACGCCTAAGACCTCCAAAAGAAATGATTTAACTATACttgtgtcatattaaatatgtcAGCGACATGTActttcaatcaaatttgaatgacATGAGGCTCTTTCGATAAAAGTTGAACTAAGAAGCTACTCATTTGTCAAAAATACCAATATATGAATCTTCAAATCCAAAAGCAAAAATCTTCCTCTAGACGTATAACACTAAGAGAATCCTATAGGAAACTTACTTCTTTCCATAGTAGATTACATCTGATCTACTAGTTTACGTCACAGATGGTTTTGCTGAGGCAGCAAGTCagtaaatatttgatgaatacAATACCAAATAATTTACTGAATTAACAATCGAAActcttgttttaataaacaaCTACTTACTTGTTTTATAAGAACTGGATTGCCAAGACGAATGTATCTATGAAAATTATGCTGCATAGCAACGCGGGCAAGCTTCTCCGTGTCAACATTAGCAGCACGAAGTGGTGTTAACAACCCTGGTGGAAGCTCTGAGTACATTGAGAACTGGTCCTTTGTGATTAAAAGATTAAGCACTGAGTCACCTATATACTCAAGTCGTTCGTATGACACACAATCCCTCTGATATGATGGATGTGTAAAGGCTTGACGTAGTAAGCTACAGTCATTGAAACTGTACCCTATGATCTTCTCAACTTCTTCAAGATTTTGTACTGACTTAGTTTCAACTCTCATCTGTGATAAGTCTTTAATTGCCTTCTCATTGGGTTTGATGCTCTTCAGgtaattacttaaaatatttCCTAGCATAAATGCAAATAAGACACTTAGGAGGACTCCACcatgaataattttagatatttcaaatataacaTGTATACGTACAAAAACTGATAAAACACTGGGATAACATCAACATTGAACTCAAAAGCAGAGTTACCTTCATACCAAGACTAGCTAGTGGGTCAATCACCAATGTGGTATACATATTGATTTACACAAAAGCAAGTAACTAAAATGTAAGCTTGATCATATAAAACGGTattctttttcactttaattacTGGTTTAGgaattaaaaactgaaaataagcACAAATAAACAAACCCTAAGCATCCCACTACTTCCAATAGCAACATAACGCTCCAAGATCAGCACATTAACATTTTCACCCTTCAGAGTCATAAATGTATCCAAAGGAATAATTGACATCTTAGAAGAGCATACCCAAAACCATTTCTCACATGCTTActccaaaataaaagaaaagagaagatagAAATCACAGATCACATACCGTATCTACGGAGGCGCCAATGGCCAACCCAATTCTTCGTTGGACTGAGCAAGGTTTCCCACCAAGAACCCATCTCAATTTGGATGAATAACTAGCATAGCACACTTAGTTACTCTCAAAATGCCATCATTTGAATAGCAGCTCAAAGTTAAGCCCCAAAGTTTCTGCCATTTTGGTTGAGCGTCTGAACGGAGAATTTGAGCCGAGGCAATGGCAGCGGCGCCGCGAGAGCACGGCGGTATGTGAACGGATTCGCGCGAGAACGGGGGTTGAACCAGGCGGCGAACAGTGGTGGTAATCTGGGTAGGCGACTCACGGCCGCGTCGGGGGCTTTACGACGGTGGCACAAAAGTCGGAACAGGCAATCGACCAGTTGGGAGTGCGGTCGAGGCGGCGGCGGCCTTCGAACGACGCCGAGATCTGCGGCGGATGGTGGTGCAGCGGCTGGGTTCTTGTGCCGAAGGAAAGAGAAGACTAACGTGTTTAAAAGAGTGTGAGAGAGTATGACTAATGTTTTACATGTGTGCc encodes:
- the LOC105168120 gene encoding ribonuclease 3-like protein 3, yielding MGSWWETLLSPTKNWVGHWRLRRYGNILSNYLKSIKPNEKAIKDLSQMRVETKSVQNLEEVEKIIGYSFNDCSLLRQAFTHPSYQRDCVSYERLEYIGDSVLNLLITKDQFSMYSELPPGLLTPLRAANVDTEKLARVAMQHNFHRYIRLGNPVLIKQIQAFIEALPKHPLHSPGLINAPKVLADVVESTVGAVFVDSNYSIDTTWEVASDLLKPIITPEMLQKNPVKKLFEICQKHKLKLKLVDLWSQEGTYKVFINNKLRGKGMCREKKEIALNRAANDAYKEVVRRMSANNFL